The proteins below come from a single Pseudanabaena sp. BC1403 genomic window:
- a CDS encoding DUF928 domain-containing protein, translating into MFLPKFASKKILIASAFSCLALSTVALPLSLSLFTPSAQAQSRRVRYTPPSNLGTPIVSTPGATRSAGCVGSTIDCLIGLVPDLVAETAPVPQTISARPTIYFLIPKVDGKVIFTLHEADSMLEKGKRIYLTNFELKSKAGILAFKIPDHVQSLKIDQNYVWEFMDTDNDVKVIGSIRRVLPNQNLVRQLKEVSLPLDRAALFAQEGIWYETVQTLAEALQGTPKKAEIVSEWNELLKSAKLNRVLPHSFLKSAETSSENISPLKQNSY; encoded by the coding sequence ATGTTTTTACCCAAATTTGCATCAAAAAAGATTTTAATTGCATCGGCTTTCTCTTGTTTAGCTTTAAGTACAGTGGCTTTGCCCTTGTCTTTGAGTCTTTTTACCCCTTCAGCTCAAGCCCAGTCACGTAGAGTCCGCTATACCCCACCTAGTAATCTTGGTACTCCCATAGTTTCAACCCCAGGTGCTACTCGGAGTGCTGGTTGTGTTGGTTCAACTATAGATTGCCTAATTGGACTAGTACCAGATTTAGTAGCAGAAACTGCTCCAGTCCCCCAGACGATTTCGGCACGTCCAACAATTTATTTCTTGATCCCAAAGGTTGACGGCAAAGTAATCTTTACTCTGCATGAAGCAGATAGTATGTTGGAAAAGGGTAAACGAATCTATTTGACGAATTTTGAACTTAAAAGCAAAGCAGGTATCCTTGCTTTCAAGATTCCTGATCATGTGCAAAGCCTAAAGATTGATCAAAACTATGTATGGGAATTTATGGATACCGACAATGATGTCAAGGTAATTGGTTCCATTCGGAGGGTTTTACCGAATCAGAATTTAGTTAGGCAACTTAAAGAAGTTTCACTACCTTTAGATCGCGCAGCCTTGTTTGCTCAAGAGGGCATCTGGTATGAAACCGTACAAACTTTGGCTGAAGCGCTGCAAGGTACGCCTAAAAAGGCTGAGATTGTCAGTGAATGGAACGAATTGCTTAAGTCAGCTAAGCTAAATCGGGTTCTGCCACATTCGTTTTTGAAGAGTGCCGAGACAAGTTCTGAAAACATTTCACCACTTAAACAGAATAGCTATTAG
- a CDS encoding P-II family nitrogen regulator, translating into MAKPAKKLVIITEKILLKKIAHIIEDSEATGYTVIETGGKGSRNVRSSQEPGHHDMSTNIKFEVLTADRLIAQKIADKVAVTYFLDFAGIAYISDAEVLYGSSFCGPEGC; encoded by the coding sequence ATGGCTAAACCAGCAAAAAAGCTTGTCATCATCACAGAAAAGATTCTCCTGAAAAAGATTGCCCATATCATCGAAGATTCGGAAGCGACTGGTTACACGGTGATAGAAACTGGCGGTAAAGGCAGCCGCAACGTGCGCTCTTCACAAGAGCCTGGTCATCATGACATGAGTACAAATATAAAGTTTGAGGTACTCACAGCTGATCGTCTTATAGCTCAGAAGATTGCGGATAAGGTTGCCGTGACCTATTTCCTTGATTTTGCGGGTATTGCTTATATCAGTGATGCAGAGGTGCTATATGGAAGTAGTTTCTGTGGACCAGAAGGCTGTTGA
- a CDS encoding CHASE2 domain-containing protein, translating to MAIRSRLKNSLWKWRGIAIAAPTISLLVIGLRLIGALESLELAMLDQFFRWRSPEPTDRRIVIIGIDEADIRQYQWPIDDALLTKLLDKVRQQKPRAIGLDLVRDKTDNAGYPQLEKLFKTTPNLIGAYKTSDLVTSNFSVSDIKPPPALAQLDQIGAINLVHDGDGRLRRGLLSLSLPDGKAGLSFGLQLALLYLDEEKTIPLEQIEQALKPPKLRANDGGYNRIDVGGHQFIINYRRSLQGFQTVRMADVLEGKIAPDLFRDRIVMIGVTAVSIRDWFFTPLDGGLGSTRILTAGIEVHAQIVSHILSSTLDGRAAIQSWEEYWEWLWIFGWSLSGSALIWQWRNVKVKEQKIQLLIMRSLSILVLAGSLFASCFIALTYGWWIPFVPAAIAFIGGGVIVTSYLAITAAQIRTYFSRYLTDAVVKSLLETPEGLKLGGDRRKVTILMCDLRGFSTISEKMPPEKVVEILNIFLGTMTEAIATYQGTIDEFIGDAILVLFGAPIYREDDAARAVASAIAMQLAMRSVNEKLAQQQLPEIAMGIGINTGEVVAGNIGSQSRAKYAVVGNHVNLTARIESYTVGGQILISEATYKEIEDIAKTNGSMEVEPKGVSHPISIYDICGLGGIYNLELPSLSDSLQLLPTPIPITYRILEEKHLGTEMFEGELRQLSPDGAEIFSDQDVPVLTNLKLHLQIYDQDQQLEIEGEIYAKVLKHQKPSQTVLEHVSPSRQTKPIYVHFTTVPNNLKDWISQQTTV from the coding sequence ATGGCGATTAGATCTCGATTAAAAAACAGTTTGTGGAAATGGCGCGGGATTGCGATCGCTGCGCCGACAATTTCCCTATTGGTGATCGGGTTACGGCTAATTGGGGCACTTGAATCGCTTGAATTAGCCATGCTCGATCAGTTTTTTCGATGGCGATCTCCTGAACCCACAGATCGTCGGATCGTGATTATTGGTATTGATGAAGCTGATATACGCCAATACCAATGGCCAATTGATGACGCTTTATTGACTAAGTTGTTAGATAAAGTCCGACAACAAAAACCGCGTGCGATCGGCTTAGATCTGGTTCGAGACAAGACAGATAATGCTGGCTATCCACAATTAGAAAAACTATTTAAGACCACTCCTAATTTGATAGGAGCTTACAAAACATCTGATTTAGTTACATCAAATTTTTCGGTTTCAGATATTAAACCTCCGCCTGCGCTTGCCCAACTCGATCAAATTGGTGCAATCAATCTTGTTCATGATGGAGATGGTCGTCTTCGTCGCGGTTTACTATCGTTAAGTTTACCCGATGGCAAAGCAGGGCTTAGTTTTGGGTTGCAACTAGCCTTACTCTATCTGGATGAGGAAAAAACTATTCCCCTTGAACAAATTGAGCAAGCTCTAAAGCCTCCAAAGTTAAGAGCTAATGATGGTGGTTATAATCGAATTGACGTGGGAGGACATCAATTTATAATTAATTACCGTCGATCGCTTCAAGGTTTTCAGACTGTAAGAATGGCGGATGTATTGGAGGGGAAAATAGCACCAGATTTATTCCGCGATCGCATCGTGATGATTGGGGTAACTGCTGTAAGTATTAGGGATTGGTTTTTCACTCCTCTCGATGGTGGACTTGGCAGTACAAGAATTTTGACCGCAGGAATAGAAGTTCATGCTCAGATAGTGAGTCACATCCTGAGTAGCACTCTTGACGGTCGAGCTGCGATCCAATCATGGGAAGAGTATTGGGAATGGCTATGGATTTTTGGTTGGTCGCTATCTGGTTCGGCCTTGATTTGGCAATGGCGTAATGTAAAGGTAAAGGAGCAAAAAATTCAGTTGCTAATAATGCGATCGCTGAGCATATTAGTCTTAGCGGGGAGTCTATTTGCATCTTGCTTTATCGCTTTAACCTATGGCTGGTGGATACCCTTTGTCCCTGCGGCGATCGCGTTTATTGGTGGTGGGGTAATCGTTACTAGCTATCTAGCAATTACAGCGGCGCAAATTCGCACTTACTTTAGCCGCTATTTAACCGATGCCGTAGTTAAAAGTTTATTAGAAACGCCTGAGGGTCTAAAGCTAGGGGGAGATCGCCGCAAAGTCACTATTCTCATGTGTGACCTGCGCGGCTTTTCCACAATTTCCGAAAAGATGCCGCCCGAAAAAGTTGTGGAAATTCTCAATATTTTTCTTGGCACAATGACCGAGGCGATCGCAACTTATCAAGGCACGATTGATGAATTTATTGGCGATGCGATTTTGGTGCTATTTGGTGCGCCGATCTATCGTGAAGATGATGCGGCGAGGGCAGTGGCTAGTGCGATCGCTATGCAATTAGCCATGCGATCGGTGAACGAGAAACTCGCTCAACAGCAACTTCCTGAAATCGCGATGGGAATCGGCATTAATACAGGTGAAGTCGTAGCTGGTAATATCGGTTCTCAATCTCGCGCTAAATATGCTGTGGTTGGCAATCATGTGAATCTCACAGCGCGGATTGAATCATATACTGTGGGTGGACAAATTTTAATATCGGAAGCCACTTACAAGGAAATTGAAGACATCGCTAAGACCAATGGCTCTATGGAAGTAGAGCCTAAAGGCGTATCACATCCAATTTCTATCTACGATATTTGTGGTCTTGGTGGCATATACAATCTAGAACTTCCTTCTCTCAGTGATTCTTTGCAATTGTTGCCAACTCCGATTCCAATCACCTATCGCATTTTAGAGGAGAAGCATCTAGGCACAGAAATGTTTGAGGGCGAGCTACGGCAGTTATCTCCTGATGGGGCGGAGATTTTCTCTGATCAGGACGTTCCTGTGTTAACTAATCTCAAACTCCATCTCCAAATTTATGACCAAGACCAACAGCTAGAGATTGAAGGTGAAATCTATGCCAAGGTTCTTAAGCATCAGAAACCTAGTCAAACGGTTTTAGAACATGTATCGCCATCACGACAGACTAAACCGATTTATGTGCATTTCACCACTGTACCAAATAATCTCAAAGATTGGATTAGTCAGCAAACAACTGTGTAG
- a CDS encoding ATP-binding protein translates to MSQQPFAISPLPKTLTSPETCGFGFSGLLLWLGTAPAMHAALGPQAIWVWLPGTIVGMMLNLQVKRLGSYFPDVAGGTPNYMTRLLHKFPHLARYGAIGYLLGWVSVPPMNAIILTDLIKANLTPLGITCPATLLRIGFTVLPFIVAFSGTRTLGILHYFFVFPAIGFILTFCLQGIGWLSFAPTSPGILPDFGVGISLIDWMKWFFIAVYAVYGCETASSFVADSRQPNFTLRCLQVTAGMIPIVYLGGSWVLMRLATSPDLGDSAYLNLAAATTPFWGAFAPLLVTFLITSGCLLSSSTAVSNCPRILYQLAKDGYLPPVFAVLSRRGVIEPSLIFTLVLSLICLVWGDVARVVMVTGTGYLTSMMAIHLGEWISRRREETRWQLWSLGFLGLEAVVLVVGGLAWGWQDLGIGLLLPWLIGMVATQLPRLKLPLFHPDGWMQRYRQRPQNVKADWLVFQVMILIGLVCSALSIGWWMRAGLAQGTEGQHVALFSILLVTVAFVAVAIACWTSLPQIAAITESREQVELTLMDLQQAQTKLVQAEKMSSLGEMVAGVAHEINNPVNFIHGNLSHVVDYIQDLMNLIQLYQQQNPNTSPEIQAMVEDIDLEFLQEDLPKTLNSMKIGTDRIRKIVLSLRNFSRLDEADFKAVDIHEGIDSTLLILGHRLKAKADVLEIKIIKDYSVLPEIECYPGQLNQVVMNILSNALDALEENALKKTGDEKNYAQKQSKSGQITIRTSLLDNEFVEIAIADNGIGIPEQIQQRIFDPFFTTKAVGKGTGMGMSISYQIITEKHRGHLKCVSVLGQGAEFLIQIPIRQQVSETV, encoded by the coding sequence ATGAGTCAACAACCATTCGCAATTTCCCCATTGCCCAAAACTCTAACTTCACCAGAAACATGTGGATTTGGATTTAGTGGGTTATTGTTATGGCTAGGGACGGCTCCAGCCATGCATGCGGCTCTGGGACCACAGGCGATCTGGGTGTGGTTGCCGGGAACCATCGTTGGTATGATGCTCAATCTCCAAGTTAAGCGTTTAGGGAGCTATTTCCCTGATGTTGCTGGTGGCACTCCCAACTATATGACTCGCTTGCTTCACAAATTCCCACACTTGGCTCGCTATGGGGCAATCGGCTATCTGCTGGGTTGGGTATCGGTTCCGCCTATGAATGCGATTATTCTGACCGATTTAATCAAGGCAAATCTGACTCCACTGGGCATTACCTGTCCAGCAACTCTTCTCAGGATCGGGTTTACAGTCCTGCCCTTCATCGTCGCCTTTAGTGGAACTCGTACCTTAGGTATTCTGCACTATTTCTTTGTGTTTCCCGCGATCGGGTTTATTCTCACATTTTGTCTACAAGGTATTGGTTGGTTGAGTTTTGCTCCCACTAGCCCTGGGATACTGCCTGATTTCGGAGTAGGTATTTCTTTGATCGATTGGATGAAATGGTTTTTCATCGCTGTCTATGCGGTTTATGGCTGCGAAACAGCCTCTTCATTTGTAGCTGATAGCCGCCAACCCAATTTTACTCTAAGGTGCTTGCAGGTGACGGCTGGCATGATTCCGATCGTCTATCTCGGTGGCTCATGGGTTTTAATGCGGTTAGCTACAAGTCCAGATTTAGGGGATAGCGCCTATCTCAATCTAGCCGCCGCAACCACACCATTTTGGGGTGCATTCGCCCCCCTCCTTGTCACCTTTCTGATTACGTCAGGATGTCTACTTAGCTCTTCAACGGCTGTATCCAACTGTCCTCGAATTTTGTATCAGTTAGCCAAAGATGGTTACTTACCGCCCGTTTTTGCGGTTCTATCTCGTCGGGGCGTTATTGAGCCCAGTTTGATTTTTACTCTCGTACTGAGTCTAATTTGTTTGGTGTGGGGCGATGTCGCACGGGTTGTGATGGTAACTGGTACTGGCTATCTGACCTCGATGATGGCAATTCATTTGGGTGAGTGGATCAGTCGGAGGCGAGAAGAAACTCGATGGCAATTGTGGTCATTAGGCTTTTTGGGTCTTGAAGCGGTTGTTTTGGTCGTAGGTGGTTTAGCTTGGGGTTGGCAAGACTTGGGGATTGGCTTACTGCTCCCTTGGTTAATTGGAATGGTTGCTACTCAATTACCGCGCCTGAAATTGCCTCTGTTCCATCCCGATGGCTGGATGCAACGTTATCGCCAACGCCCCCAGAACGTCAAGGCAGATTGGTTGGTTTTTCAGGTGATGATCTTAATTGGATTGGTGTGCAGTGCGTTGAGTATTGGTTGGTGGATGCGGGCAGGTTTAGCTCAGGGGACTGAGGGGCAACATGTGGCGTTGTTTAGCATTTTATTAGTGACGGTGGCGTTTGTAGCAGTGGCGATCGCCTGTTGGACGAGCTTGCCTCAAATAGCGGCTATCACTGAGTCTAGAGAACAGGTTGAACTGACATTGATGGATTTGCAACAGGCTCAAACGAAACTTGTGCAGGCTGAAAAAATGTCAAGTTTGGGAGAGATGGTAGCTGGGGTTGCCCATGAGATCAATAATCCTGTCAATTTTATCCACGGCAATCTGAGTCATGTAGTCGATTACATTCAGGATTTAATGAATCTGATTCAACTTTATCAGCAGCAAAACCCGAATACATCGCCTGAGATTCAAGCCATGGTGGAGGATATTGATTTAGAATTTTTGCAGGAAGATCTTCCCAAAACTCTGAATTCGATGAAAATCGGCACCGATCGCATTCGCAAGATCGTGTTGTCATTACGCAACTTCTCTCGCCTTGATGAAGCTGATTTTAAAGCCGTTGATATTCACGAAGGGATTGATAGTACTCTCTTGATTTTGGGGCATCGGCTCAAAGCAAAAGCCGATGTCCTAGAGATTAAGATCATTAAAGACTACAGTGTTCTACCCGAAATTGAATGTTACCCAGGGCAACTAAATCAAGTGGTGATGAATATTTTGTCAAATGCTCTCGATGCGCTTGAAGAAAATGCACTCAAAAAGACTGGGGATGAAAAAAACTATGCCCAAAAACAATCTAAATCAGGGCAAATTACGATTCGTACATCACTGTTAGATAATGAGTTTGTAGAAATTGCGATCGCTGATAATGGAATCGGAATTCCTGAACAAATTCAACAACGGATTTTTGATCCGTTCTTTACTACTAAGGCTGTCGGAAAGGGAACTGGGATGGGGATGTCCATTAGTTATCAAATCATCACAGAAAAGCATCGGGGACATCTCAAGTGTGTTTCTGTGCTCGGGCAAGGAGCTGAATTCTTGATTCAGATTCCCATTCGACAACAAGTTAGTGAGACTGTCTAA
- a CDS encoding cytochrome b6-f complex subunit PetN yields the protein MDILSLGWFGVLGMFTLSIAFVVWGRNGL from the coding sequence ATGGATATCTTGTCATTGGGTTGGTTTGGCGTGCTTGGTATGTTTACACTTTCGATCGCTTTTGTCGTCTGGGGACGCAACGGTCTATAA
- a CDS encoding sodium-dependent bicarbonate transport family permease has protein sequence MDFWSLFLMDFVKQLQSPTLGFLIGGMIIAALGSELVIPESIVTIIVFMLLIKIGLTGGIAIRNSNLTEMILPVVFAVIVGILVVFIARYTLAKLPKVKTVDAIATGGLFGAVSGSTMAAALTLLEEQKVSYEAWAGALYPFMDIPALVTAIVVANIYLNNKKLKAAALSTAQTSLSEQPEQKELPNTRQEYLNQQSNTVNRVKIWPIIKESLQGSALSAMLLGLALGIFTQPESVYKSFYDPAFRGLLSILMLVMGMEAWSRIGELRKVAQWYVVYSVIAPFVHGLLAFGLGAIAHYTTGFSWGGVVVLAVIASSSSDISGPPTLRAGIPSANPSAYIGASTAIGTPVAIGLCIPLFIGMAQALSLAGK, from the coding sequence GTGGATTTTTGGTCCTTATTTTTAATGGACTTCGTTAAGCAGTTGCAATCCCCAACACTCGGTTTTTTGATTGGTGGCATGATTATTGCCGCTCTCGGTAGCGAGTTGGTAATTCCTGAGTCGATTGTTACCATTATTGTCTTCATGCTGCTCATCAAAATCGGTCTGACTGGTGGTATTGCGATCCGCAATTCTAACCTGACGGAGATGATTTTGCCAGTGGTGTTTGCTGTAATAGTGGGTATTCTTGTTGTATTCATCGCACGCTATACATTGGCTAAGCTGCCGAAGGTCAAAACCGTAGATGCGATCGCGACAGGTGGATTGTTTGGTGCAGTGAGTGGCTCTACCATGGCAGCCGCCCTGACACTACTTGAAGAACAAAAAGTCTCATACGAGGCATGGGCAGGGGCACTTTATCCCTTCATGGATATCCCCGCGCTCGTAACTGCAATCGTTGTAGCCAATATTTATCTCAACAATAAGAAACTTAAAGCAGCAGCTCTTTCTACTGCTCAGACTTCATTAAGTGAGCAGCCTGAACAAAAAGAGTTACCCAACACTCGTCAGGAGTATCTCAACCAACAGAGCAATACGGTTAATCGCGTCAAGATTTGGCCGATCATCAAGGAAAGCCTCCAAGGATCTGCTCTATCAGCAATGTTGCTGGGCTTGGCTCTTGGCATATTCACCCAGCCAGAAAGCGTTTATAAAAGCTTCTACGACCCAGCATTCCGTGGCTTGCTTTCGATATTGATGCTGGTCATGGGTATGGAGGCTTGGTCAAGAATTGGCGAACTGCGTAAGGTGGCTCAATGGTACGTCGTTTATAGTGTGATTGCCCCGTTTGTGCATGGGCTGCTCGCTTTCGGTTTAGGTGCGATCGCCCACTATACCACTGGTTTCAGCTGGGGTGGTGTTGTGGTCTTGGCAGTCATCGCCTCCTCTAGCTCAGATATTTCAGGTCCTCCCACATTGCGAGCTGGTATCCCGTCGGCTAATCCTTCCGCCTATATTGGCGCTTCCACAGCCATCGGTACACCAGTTGCGATCGGCTTGTGTATTCCGCTCTTCATTGGGATGGCTCAGGCACTATCGCTTGCTGGTAAGTAA
- a CDS encoding thioredoxin domain-containing protein, translated as MPNRLAQSQSLYLRKHADNPIDWYPWGDEALEKARTENKPIFLSIGYSSCHWCTVMEHEAFSDTVIADYMNDRLVAIKVDREERPDLDSIYMQAVQIMGESGGWPLNLFLAPDDLVPFYGGTYFPIEPRYGRPGFLRVLQSILEIYHDRNQDIQDYKEQIVRNLHQVNKHTPVPIINDEVLTNGIAKCAEVVTNRDYGTCFPMIPYANFLLRASRFESLNPESSDNILKDKVQQRGLSLALGGIFDHVAGGWHRYTVDHTWTVPHFEKMLYDNGLIMEYLANLWMSGLQEPAIARSCELTATWLQREMLTEEGCFYASQDADSEGREGKFWVWSYTELKKNFSATEIALLVQEFTISETGNFEGTNVLQRKKQGELSPEVEACLTKLFRLRYGEYSRPTDAFPVARSQADIREIDWEGRVPPVTDTKAITSWNALMISGLANAYCAFQKPIYKQLAVNAAKFILENQWIEGRLQRINYEGQAEVAAQSEDYAFLIKALLDLHQAIPEEANFYLQQAIAIQAEFDRDFWDALSGGYFNTTSESSQHLLLRERNYQDNATPSPNGIAIANLVRIASLTEKLEYLDRAELALKRFGHVITNSPVACPSLLVAFDWFRNHTLVRTLPTQYECLNRQYLPAVMLRLDKHLPNPDAIAIVCQGFACLEPAMSIEICDRQLLRSTTRVR; from the coding sequence ATGCCCAATCGTCTCGCACAATCGCAAAGTCTCTATCTCCGTAAACATGCTGATAACCCGATTGATTGGTATCCTTGGGGCGATGAAGCTTTAGAAAAAGCGAGAACTGAAAACAAGCCAATCTTTTTGTCAATTGGTTACTCTAGCTGCCATTGGTGCACGGTGATGGAGCATGAGGCTTTTTCGGACACAGTAATTGCGGACTACATGAACGATCGCCTTGTGGCAATTAAGGTTGATCGGGAGGAGCGTCCTGACCTTGACAGCATCTATATGCAAGCTGTACAGATCATGGGCGAAAGTGGTGGCTGGCCCCTGAACTTGTTTCTAGCACCTGATGATTTGGTTCCATTTTATGGCGGGACATACTTCCCCATCGAGCCACGCTATGGACGGCCAGGATTTTTACGAGTGTTGCAATCGATTCTAGAAATCTATCACGATCGCAATCAAGATATTCAAGATTATAAAGAGCAAATAGTTCGTAATCTGCATCAAGTTAATAAACATACACCCGTACCGATTATTAATGATGAAGTATTGACAAATGGAATTGCTAAATGTGCAGAAGTTGTCACCAATCGCGATTATGGAACTTGTTTCCCGATGATACCATATGCCAATTTTTTGTTGAGAGCGAGTCGTTTTGAATCTCTAAATCCTGAATCTAGTGACAATATTCTCAAAGATAAAGTACAACAACGCGGTTTATCCTTGGCTCTTGGCGGCATCTTTGACCATGTGGCGGGGGGATGGCATCGCTATACAGTCGATCATACTTGGACAGTACCCCACTTTGAGAAGATGCTCTATGACAACGGCTTGATCATGGAATATCTAGCTAATCTCTGGATGTCGGGGCTGCAAGAACCTGCGATCGCCCGTAGCTGTGAACTCACTGCCACATGGCTCCAGCGTGAAATGCTTACAGAAGAAGGGTGCTTCTATGCTTCGCAAGATGCGGATAGTGAAGGAAGAGAAGGTAAGTTTTGGGTCTGGAGCTATACGGAACTCAAAAAGAATTTTAGTGCGACGGAAATTGCCTTGCTAGTTCAAGAATTTACGATTTCCGAAACTGGTAACTTTGAAGGAACCAATGTTTTGCAACGTAAAAAGCAGGGTGAACTATCACCAGAAGTTGAAGCTTGTTTAACGAAATTATTTCGCCTCCGTTATGGTGAATATTCACGTCCGACTGATGCGTTTCCTGTTGCTCGTAGCCAAGCTGATATTCGCGAAATTGATTGGGAAGGGCGCGTACCGCCTGTGACCGATACCAAGGCAATAACGTCGTGGAATGCTCTGATGATATCAGGTTTGGCGAATGCCTATTGTGCTTTCCAAAAGCCCATCTATAAACAACTCGCAGTTAATGCCGCTAAGTTCATTCTCGAAAACCAATGGATCGAAGGGCGGTTACAACGGATTAATTATGAAGGTCAAGCGGAGGTGGCGGCGCAATCAGAAGACTATGCTTTCTTAATCAAAGCGCTTCTAGATTTGCATCAAGCCATTCCTGAGGAAGCAAATTTTTATTTGCAACAGGCGATCGCAATTCAAGCTGAATTTGATCGTGACTTCTGGGATGCTCTATCGGGTGGCTATTTCAACACTACTAGCGAATCCAGCCAGCATTTGCTGTTGCGTGAGCGTAACTATCAAGATAATGCTACGCCTTCACCCAATGGAATCGCGATCGCGAATCTAGTTCGCATTGCAAGCCTGACGGAAAAATTAGAGTATCTTGATCGCGCAGAATTAGCTCTCAAACGCTTTGGTCATGTGATTACGAATAGTCCCGTGGCTTGTCCTAGTCTATTAGTTGCCTTTGACTGGTTCCGCAATCACACCCTTGTGCGTACTCTTCCTACTCAATATGAATGTCTCAACCGCCAATATCTGCCTGCGGTGATGTTACGCCTTGATAAACATTTACCGAATCCTGATGCGATCGCGATTGTTTGTCAGGGGTTTGCTTGTCTGGAGCCTGCCATGAGTATAGAAATATGCGATCGGCAGCTATTGCGAAGTACAACAAGGGTTAGATAA
- a CDS encoding cation:proton antiporter has protein sequence MFSIAAIANHISGLHIPQPLLATAESENAPVILSGVLLTLIFIYIASKVGSEIAKRLDLPPVLGELVAGVIIGVSALRLVIFPEGGVVASDSLIMSGLQLLNNLSPEAVNSIFAEQSEVISVIAELGVIVLLFEIGLESDLRQLKEVGIQAFVVAFIGVTAPFAAGTLGLMYFFHVAAIPAIFAGAALTATSIGITSKVLAEIGQLKSKEGQIIVGAAVIDDVLGIIVLAVVASLAKTGEVDITNVAILLVSAIAFLFGAILLGGFFNKSFVAIVDKLQTRGNIVIPAFIFAYVMAFIGNAIHLEAILGAFAAGLVLDETDARKELDELIKPVADLLVPVFFVTVGARADLSVLNPMIPENRSGLLIAVFMLAVAIIGKVITGWVVFGIPNINRLAIGVGMVPRGEVGLVFAGIGTASGAIDKPLEVAIIIMVIMTTFLAPPFLRIAFGKTEEPPASAELA, from the coding sequence ATGTTCTCGATCGCAGCGATCGCCAATCATATATCTGGATTGCACATACCGCAGCCTCTACTTGCCACCGCCGAGTCAGAAAATGCTCCAGTTATTTTGTCAGGTGTATTACTCACCCTCATTTTCATTTACATCGCCAGTAAAGTTGGTAGTGAAATTGCTAAGCGGTTAGATTTACCTCCTGTTTTGGGAGAATTAGTCGCTGGTGTAATTATTGGTGTATCTGCATTGCGCTTAGTCATCTTTCCTGAAGGGGGGGTTGTTGCTTCTGACTCTTTGATCATGTCGGGCTTGCAGTTGCTCAACAATCTATCACCTGAAGCCGTTAACAGCATATTTGCGGAACAAAGTGAAGTTATTTCCGTAATCGCTGAATTGGGCGTAATTGTACTTCTCTTTGAGATTGGTTTAGAGTCTGATTTACGCCAACTCAAGGAAGTCGGTATTCAAGCTTTTGTAGTCGCATTTATCGGTGTAACTGCTCCATTTGCGGCTGGAACTCTTGGACTAATGTATTTCTTCCATGTTGCCGCGATTCCTGCCATTTTTGCAGGAGCCGCACTCACTGCAACCAGTATCGGCATTACCTCTAAGGTTTTGGCAGAAATCGGTCAGCTAAAATCCAAAGAAGGACAAATCATAGTTGGAGCAGCCGTCATCGATGATGTATTAGGGATAATCGTTTTGGCTGTGGTAGCGAGTTTGGCGAAAACAGGTGAAGTCGATATTACCAACGTCGCTATTCTCTTAGTTAGCGCGATCGCCTTCTTGTTCGGAGCAATCTTGTTAGGTGGTTTCTTTAACAAAAGTTTTGTTGCGATAGTTGATAAGCTCCAAACTCGCGGCAATATCGTCATTCCAGCTTTTATCTTTGCCTATGTGATGGCATTTATCGGCAATGCGATCCATTTAGAAGCAATCTTAGGAGCATTCGCCGCAGGATTAGTACTTGATGAAACCGATGCTCGTAAGGAGTTAGATGAACTGATTAAACCTGTTGCCGATTTACTTGTACCAGTGTTCTTTGTAACTGTCGGTGCGAGAGCCGATCTTAGTGTTCTCAATCCAATGATTCCCGAAAATCGCAGTGGCTTATTAATCGCGGTATTTATGCTCGCCGTAGCAATCATCGGCAAAGTCATCACAGGTTGGGTGGTATTTGGCATCCCCAATATCAATCGCTTAGCGATCGGCGTGGGCATGGTTCCCCGTGGTGAAGTTGGACTTGTATTTGCTGGAATTGGCACGGCTAGCGGTGCGATCGACAAACCTTTAGAAGTTGCCATTATCATTATGGTGATCATGACTACTTTCCTCGCTCCTCCATTTTTGAGAATTGCCTTTGGCAAGACTGAAGAACCACCAGCAAGTGCAGAATTAGCATAA